Proteins from a single region of Anthonomus grandis grandis chromosome 18, icAntGran1.3, whole genome shotgun sequence:
- the LOC126747091 gene encoding chloride intracellular channel exc-4 — translation MADEVQENGHPENGDVPEIELIIRASTIDGRRKGACLFCQEYFMELYLLAELKTISLKVTTVDMQKPPPDFRTNFEATPPPILIDRGMAILENEKIERHIMKTVPGGHNLFVQDKEVATLIENLYTKFKMYVTKYESPDTKEASQPLLSHLERINDFLVKRGTRFLTGDTMSCFDCELMPRLQHIRIGAKAFRKFEIPTRFSGLWRYMANMYELEAFRQSCPADQDIISHIKNQLGLRTTARIELETPVYTTSIPILDS, via the exons GCCTCCACCATAGACGGTCGTCGCAAGGGCGCATGCCTCTTCTGCCAAGAATACTTCATGGAGCTCTACCTGCTGGCCGAGCTGAAAACGATCAGCCTCAAGGTGACCACTGTGGACATGCAAAAACCGCCGCCCGACTTCCGGACCAATTTCGAGGCGACCCCGCCCCCGATCCTCATCGATCGCGGCATGGCCATCTTGGAGAACGAGAAAATCGAGCGCCATATCATGAAAACTGTACCAGGGGGTCATAATTTGTTCGTACAG GACAAGGAGGTGGCGACCCTGATCGAAAATCTGTACACGAAATTCAAAATGTACGTGACGAAGTACGAGTCGCCGGACACGAAGGAGGCGAGTCAGCCGCTGCTGTCCCACCTGGAGAGGATCAACGATTTCCTGGTGAAGCGGGGCACGCGGTTCTTAACGGGCGACACGATGTCGTGCTTCGACTGCGAACTGATGCCCCGCCTCCAGCACATCAGGATCGGGGCGAAAGCGTTTAGGAAGTTCGAGATTCCCACCCGGTTTTCCGGGTTATGGAG GTACATGGCGAACATGTACGAGTTGGAGGCTTTTAGGCAGAGCTGCCCCGCGGACCAGGACATCATCAGCCACATCAAGAACCAACTGGGACTCCGGACCACCGCCCGAATAGAACTGGAAACGCCCGTTTACACCACGTCCATTCCTATTTTAGACTCGTAA